One segment of Pseudoalteromonas rubra DNA contains the following:
- a CDS encoding isocitrate lyase/PEP mutase family protein — MKKTTLLRQMLNDQNIHIAPGVFDGMSARLAEQTGFDVIYASGGAIARSCGFPDIGIISFTEVMNRVGQMAEVTKVPVIADADTGFGNAINVSRTIKAFERAGIAGVHLEDQTFPKRCGHLDDKSLISAKEMAHKIRVAKDSQTDEDFVLIARTDAIAVEGFDAAIERSQMYMEAGADVIFVEAPETIEQIELIAKHIPQPKLINMFHSGKTPLVPKERLQELGYKFVIIPSDLQRATIQACQNTLSTILKYGDSGSIADSMASFSDREQIIRTKDYLAIDDGYEK, encoded by the coding sequence ATGAAAAAAACAACTCTTTTAAGACAAATGCTAAATGACCAAAACATCCACATTGCACCGGGTGTCTTTGATGGAATGAGTGCACGACTGGCAGAGCAGACAGGCTTTGATGTCATTTATGCCAGTGGTGGTGCGATTGCCCGAAGCTGTGGTTTCCCGGACATTGGTATCATCAGCTTTACTGAAGTCATGAATCGCGTTGGTCAGATGGCGGAAGTTACGAAAGTCCCTGTGATTGCGGATGCGGACACAGGGTTTGGTAATGCAATTAATGTTAGCCGAACAATCAAAGCGTTCGAGCGTGCTGGCATTGCTGGTGTGCACCTGGAAGATCAGACGTTCCCGAAACGTTGTGGTCACCTTGATGATAAATCACTGATCAGTGCAAAAGAAATGGCACACAAAATTCGTGTAGCTAAAGACAGCCAAACTGATGAAGACTTTGTGTTGATCGCGCGCACCGATGCCATCGCCGTTGAAGGGTTTGATGCGGCTATTGAGCGCTCACAAATGTATATGGAAGCGGGTGCTGATGTGATCTTCGTTGAAGCGCCTGAAACTATCGAGCAGATTGAGCTGATCGCTAAACATATTCCACAACCTAAACTTATCAACATGTTCCACAGTGGTAAAACCCCTCTGGTACCAAAAGAGCGCTTACAAGAGCTAGGCTACAAGTTTGTTATCATTCCATCCGACTTGCAGCGTGCCACGATTCAGGCTTGTCAGAATACTCTGAGCACCATTTTAAAATATGGCGACAGTGGCAGTATTGCTGACAGCATGGCGTCATTTTCTGACCGAGAGCAAATCATCCGTACTAAGGATTACCTGGCCATCGACGACGGTTATGAAAAATAA
- a CDS encoding NAD(P)/FAD-dependent oxidoreductase, with protein MMQAYDIAVIGAGVMGTNVAYQAAREHPDKRIALIDRDKIGAGCSGYAGAIISPISLTAAHQQQTALSRDWYEDPALGCQHLLRQLDTLIVYSDASQETLNQKTDLLTPVQCEVPGWLSPPSDLQLSQSRATLWGNVFEICQHLAYANDSVDVYECLAVRDFKRSDDGWQLSMSDGRTLHAGQVVVAKGAWLSAEEQSCDLIINRKKVVAYEIDAPVDETSPLVYLYDQGAFLLPLLHKQRWIMSITSQQWGCMPERHECEISQEDRQIAETILQQHAPSLIGALRGGRCHSDGYVRERRPQVVASQPGQLVIGGGSGSGFRFAPAVGRQACELLFSNSTV; from the coding sequence ATGATGCAAGCATATGATATTGCTGTGATAGGCGCGGGTGTCATGGGCACCAATGTCGCCTATCAGGCAGCACGAGAACATCCTGATAAACGCATTGCCCTAATTGACAGAGATAAAATTGGAGCTGGCTGTAGTGGTTATGCAGGGGCGATTATTTCACCTATTTCATTGACTGCAGCTCATCAACAGCAAACCGCTTTGTCGAGGGATTGGTATGAAGATCCGGCATTGGGTTGTCAGCACTTGTTACGTCAGCTAGATACACTGATTGTATATAGTGATGCATCGCAGGAGACACTGAATCAAAAAACCGATCTGCTGACGCCGGTGCAGTGTGAGGTACCAGGGTGGTTGTCGCCCCCGTCTGATCTCCAGCTGTCGCAAAGTCGTGCCACGTTATGGGGCAATGTGTTTGAGATCTGTCAACATCTGGCGTACGCAAACGATAGTGTCGATGTCTATGAATGTCTGGCTGTTCGAGATTTCAAGCGCTCTGACGACGGTTGGCAGTTATCTATGAGTGACGGCAGGACGTTGCATGCAGGCCAGGTCGTGGTTGCCAAAGGTGCCTGGCTTAGCGCAGAGGAACAGTCTTGCGACTTGATTATAAACCGCAAGAAAGTCGTTGCCTATGAAATTGATGCACCTGTTGATGAAACCAGTCCACTGGTCTATCTCTATGATCAGGGGGCATTTTTATTGCCCTTACTGCATAAGCAACGCTGGATCATGAGTATTACCTCTCAGCAGTGGGGTTGCATGCCTGAGCGTCATGAATGCGAAATCTCACAGGAAGACCGTCAGATTGCAGAAACCATTTTGCAACAGCATGCTCCCAGCCTGATTGGCGCTTTACGTGGCGGACGGTGCCACAGCGACGGTTATGTTCGTGAGCGTCGTCCTCAGGTAGTGGCCAGTCAACCGGGTCAGCTGGTTATCGGAGGTGGCTCGGGGAGTGGCTTTCGTTTTGCCCCAGCGGTAGGGCGGCAGGCTTGTGAACTGCTATTTTCGAATTCAACAGTTTAA
- a CDS encoding ATP-grasp domain-containing protein, which translates to MLDKYQQNGSKVLLYLDTRELPLERKQEIAAAKQQGYKILMATPTPRAYDAYCLDYVLDVNVGNFAEAEPVILDYIATHKLNVTGILVWKDREVVLASKLGQALGLPHTTPEHAENVRDKSKTRALLEKFPGLNPRFSVVRDEASFMSGLAEVGVPAVLKQAGNSGSRGMCVITDLETALDKYREVVAVNKQQAGDMYHYYEDIMLLEQRLTGSEHSLAGVVADGEVITFTIADKKFDTSLPLQYENVVPSKLAVDLQTEIVAQLKQAVAETGINWCGFHVDFMITEAGLKILEIGGRLGGEMINSHLIPLTLPGVSSYAALIEVVQGNNPLAHTDYTQLAHSRAASRVVMPTAKGVISKIEGVQNVIKDPRCREFMQTWGVGDEMVYPDVKFKGYEIGYFIAQVGLDDDIEQAIEALNNKITITIE; encoded by the coding sequence ATGTTAGACAAGTACCAACAAAATGGAAGCAAAGTACTCTTATACTTAGATACCCGGGAGCTCCCTCTGGAGAGAAAACAGGAGATAGCTGCGGCAAAACAACAGGGTTACAAGATACTCATGGCGACCCCAACCCCGCGCGCTTACGATGCGTATTGTCTTGACTACGTGCTGGACGTAAATGTCGGTAATTTTGCTGAAGCTGAGCCGGTGATTCTCGACTATATCGCGACACATAAACTCAATGTGACCGGTATTTTGGTCTGGAAAGATCGCGAAGTCGTACTGGCATCCAAACTAGGACAGGCACTGGGATTACCCCATACCACACCTGAGCATGCTGAAAATGTTCGTGATAAAAGTAAAACACGTGCCTTACTGGAGAAGTTTCCGGGTCTGAATCCTCGCTTTTCAGTGGTAAGAGATGAAGCTTCTTTCATGAGCGGATTAGCTGAAGTAGGCGTTCCCGCAGTATTAAAACAAGCTGGTAATTCAGGTAGTCGTGGTATGTGTGTGATCACTGACCTGGAAACGGCTCTGGATAAGTACCGCGAAGTGGTTGCTGTTAACAAACAGCAGGCCGGTGATATGTATCATTACTACGAAGATATCATGCTACTGGAGCAACGCCTGACAGGCAGTGAACACTCTCTAGCTGGGGTTGTGGCCGATGGCGAGGTGATCACATTTACCATTGCTGATAAGAAGTTTGATACAAGTCTGCCTTTGCAGTATGAAAATGTAGTACCCTCTAAGTTAGCAGTTGATCTACAAACAGAAATTGTAGCACAACTGAAACAAGCTGTAGCTGAAACAGGTATAAATTGGTGCGGCTTCCATGTCGATTTTATGATCACCGAAGCAGGCCTGAAGATCCTGGAAATTGGCGGTCGTCTGGGTGGTGAGATGATTAACTCTCATCTTATCCCACTGACCCTGCCTGGTGTCAGCAGTTACGCTGCACTGATTGAGGTTGTGCAGGGTAATAACCCGCTTGCACATACGGATTACACCCAGCTTGCTCACTCCCGTGCTGCATCTCGTGTTGTGATGCCAACAGCGAAAGGCGTGATAAGTAAGATCGAAGGGGTACAAAATGTGATCAAAGATCCCCGTTGCCGCGAGTTTATGCAAACCTGGGGTGTGGGGGATGAAATGGTCTATCCGGACGTCAAATTCAAAGGGTATGAAATCGGCTACTTTATCGCTCAGGTTGGCCTGGATGACGATATTGAACAGGCTATCGAAGCACTGAATAACAAAATAACAATCACAATTGAATAG
- a CDS encoding class I tRNA ligase family protein, with translation MKKKQYLLISAKPAPNGQLHLGHLSGPYLSQDMYYRKLCADGHDVKVISGTDAIDSFIQLKAVQQGVQPAHLAAQHFATIVDSFAGFSIHYDNFINPFSEQWQPRYVATMQEVVTVAEREGKVITKEAPFPENEAGEPASGAWIEGICCDCDSPMSGYFCEQCGAHLEPGEILDARHRNTAHTLCFEPQSDVFFQIADSDGLLQSLQQAQVREQEYAIVEKQFQNNRTQVRLTERAAWGVSCGDNQQVYFGHGMLYAYCRMIGESYQALTGCQTHPFDAESEVTTINFFGMDNTVSHMVNINAIGAEIPQWKGFDHFVVNQFYLLNGRKFSTSAGHVVNGNEVISNPMIQAEGVRFVLAATSPAKHTMDFTQASLLHWYNNVLINELMQPLVMAAEQLSGKTWPVLPAGQDFAPVWEKLTHIYEYHNFDPQEVVAIARDYIATGAGIKREDALAQYLAQSALLLYPLIPETARTLWQACGLSGDPSLAGLACDSAAFNAFPCPFERISMHMIDGLFR, from the coding sequence ATGAAAAAGAAACAGTACTTACTGATTTCAGCTAAGCCTGCGCCAAATGGTCAGCTGCATTTGGGGCATTTGTCAGGTCCTTATTTGTCACAGGACATGTACTACCGCAAGTTGTGTGCAGACGGACACGATGTGAAGGTGATTTCAGGAACCGATGCGATTGACTCGTTTATTCAGTTGAAAGCTGTCCAGCAAGGTGTGCAGCCCGCACACCTGGCTGCGCAGCACTTTGCAACGATTGTTGACAGCTTCGCAGGCTTTTCAATCCATTATGATAACTTCATTAATCCTTTCTCCGAACAGTGGCAACCTCGTTATGTCGCCACGATGCAGGAGGTGGTGACGGTTGCCGAACGTGAAGGCAAAGTCATCACAAAGGAAGCTCCGTTCCCTGAGAATGAGGCGGGCGAGCCTGCATCGGGTGCCTGGATTGAGGGAATTTGCTGTGATTGTGATTCCCCCATGAGTGGCTACTTCTGTGAGCAATGCGGCGCGCATCTGGAACCAGGTGAAATCCTCGATGCTCGGCACAGAAACACTGCTCATACCTTGTGTTTTGAGCCGCAGAGTGACGTGTTTTTCCAGATAGCGGACAGTGATGGCTTATTGCAATCGCTACAACAGGCTCAGGTTCGTGAACAGGAATATGCCATTGTCGAAAAACAGTTCCAGAATAACCGTACTCAGGTGCGGTTGACGGAACGTGCTGCTTGGGGTGTCTCGTGTGGCGATAATCAACAGGTATATTTCGGGCACGGTATGCTGTATGCCTACTGCCGTATGATAGGTGAATCTTATCAGGCGCTGACCGGGTGTCAGACTCATCCATTTGATGCAGAGTCTGAAGTGACCACCATCAACTTCTTCGGCATGGATAACACGGTATCACACATGGTTAATATTAATGCCATTGGTGCAGAGATCCCTCAGTGGAAAGGGTTTGACCACTTTGTGGTGAACCAGTTTTATCTGCTCAACGGCCGTAAGTTTTCCACCAGTGCTGGCCATGTTGTGAACGGTAATGAAGTCATTAGTAATCCGATGATACAGGCCGAAGGCGTGCGTTTTGTACTGGCAGCTACCTCACCGGCAAAACACACGATGGACTTTACTCAGGCGTCTTTGCTGCATTGGTATAACAATGTATTGATCAACGAGCTGATGCAGCCACTGGTGATGGCTGCGGAGCAATTGAGCGGTAAAACCTGGCCAGTATTACCAGCTGGACAAGACTTCGCGCCGGTGTGGGAAAAACTCACACATATCTATGAATATCACAACTTTGACCCGCAAGAGGTTGTAGCCATTGCGCGGGATTATATTGCTACTGGTGCGGGGATTAAGCGTGAGGATGCACTGGCACAGTATCTTGCTCAGTCGGCGTTACTGCTGTATCCGCTGATCCCCGAAACGGCACGCACCCTATGGCAGGCCTGCGGCTTGTCGGGCGACCCAAGCCTTGCCGGGTTGGCCTGTGACAGTGCGGCTTTTAACGCATTTCCTTGTCCGTTCGAACGGATCTCTATGCATATGATTGATGGATTATTTAGGTAA
- a CDS encoding non-ribosomal peptide synthetase, which produces MKKRTIKELLQRVWQAGCQLTLKSQQLALSGNTKNIDRALLQEIKDHKSDIISYLSNTSDNLVLTEQRPAQLPPTASQSSLWMAHKLAELGNAYSMPLVKTFDSLLDIQRVEQAFHALQIRHEALRTNLEDTDGDVYQVIHQTARASVVHLTQEADLSAQVQRLLAVPFSLQQEPLIRLYCIRGEAQTTLVFNMHHVISDGVSLGILSQEFAKLYHGEALLPLTYHYADYAVAQAAWLDSPKLHAAVSALCGPLQDLPDYTNLPIKTARTAERSTLGETYSFAIEAAHTKLAGEVANRAQVTRFTVMMAAFFVMLNKVSSQDSLCIGVPFSNRQANHTDDMLGLFANTLPIAAHISGQLGFSEFVEQLQTQILDTYEWQGVPLDLMLNELKLKRSATYAPLFQVMFAYQNIAADPLVLDGVSSKDIEFDVSHIKYDLKLTIIEEGDELRAVFEYSSALFERDTIVQLGHNYLQVLSNLASAAPLSQWSLLSEADQSQLLEHTSNRSNDTPVSPLCLHQLYEQQVKAQPDFTVLKCGSETLSYAALDSRVNQLANGLIALPGYQAGKLIGVCTDRSFDMVAAILAVLKAGCAYVPLDPEYPSDRIAYICKDAALELVLTQPELSAQFEAMGVTPLNVSDTHGEHWYQAYSSTEPDTAAQVTADQLAYIIYTSGSTGNPKGVMVEHGNAVAMLEWAKRTYSEQELAKVLASTSLCFDLSIYELFLPLCFGSQCVIVDNLIALLAEPVEVTLINSVPTAIELILEQDGLPSETLVVNSAGEPLSATLVNKLLSAGVTKVCNLYGPSEDTTYSTYAEFTSPLSAAPSIGRVIDNTQGYVLSEHNQLLPFGAVGELHLTGKGLARGYLNQPQLTDDKFITNPFYHPECASTSDRMYKTGDLVRYLPSGELEYIGRADEQVKLRGYRIELNEIKAQVESQQAVESALVVVRQSGTQKQLVAYLKPACEDFTPYLAPLKAALESQLPGYMVPDAFVVLENWPLLPNGKINKRALPEPELTNLTDNYVAPQTQLQTELVALWSALLSLPESEIGIRHNFFELGGNSILVAKMLSSIAKQYQVSISFTDVFNNAAIVELARYIEQGELSDLPQLCNTDPVDSLPASPQQIRYFETYNIDAPTSKRMTNTFDYWEDIEILQQAVQVLVEQNDIFHTGYDFDEQGKLRISFNPNPVVEPIFFTQEVESDHELQKAMYGRIAQETFELAHPPLLKLLICKSPNGGGHAVIGIFNGILDAYSGGLVTTEVRRLYNLIAEGKTCAAPDVAYRDFVQWQYALTDSEKYTEARTFWRTQYPDGFTPFYLTDHPQGSQGGTMFAFLLGETLSEQAAAKAKQTESSLFNFLLANFVEVASGWYKRDDVSVGLLYHGRDQAELEDKIGYFVDLLCLKAEYQAGQPFAQLVEQVNKNLFESIDNRIYQYQDLAADFGQSLTEPRFPLTGFHVNNVIVPGEEKQVPAHFEQQTAPLPYEPKFDFNIYVHESNRGILIRMAYANRILTAEEAEQFVTTFKNTVNKNSQ; this is translated from the coding sequence GTGAAAAAAAGAACAATAAAGGAATTGTTGCAGCGAGTATGGCAGGCAGGTTGTCAGCTGACGCTCAAATCGCAACAGCTAGCTCTAAGTGGAAATACCAAGAATATCGACCGTGCACTGTTACAGGAAATCAAAGATCACAAAAGCGATATTATCAGTTACCTGAGTAACACGAGTGACAACCTGGTACTGACGGAACAACGACCAGCTCAGTTACCACCGACTGCTAGTCAGTCTTCACTGTGGATGGCGCACAAGCTGGCTGAACTGGGTAACGCCTATTCAATGCCGTTGGTTAAAACATTCGATAGCTTGCTGGATATTCAGCGGGTTGAGCAGGCTTTTCATGCCTTGCAGATTCGTCATGAAGCGTTACGTACGAATCTTGAAGACACAGACGGCGATGTATACCAGGTGATCCATCAGACGGCGAGAGCCTCTGTAGTGCATCTGACGCAGGAAGCAGATTTATCTGCACAGGTACAAAGATTATTGGCGGTGCCTTTTTCGTTGCAACAGGAACCGTTGATCCGGCTGTATTGCATACGGGGTGAAGCGCAGACGACCCTAGTGTTTAATATGCACCATGTCATCAGTGATGGTGTGTCTTTGGGTATTCTTAGCCAGGAATTCGCAAAATTATATCATGGCGAGGCCTTGTTACCGCTGACCTACCATTATGCGGATTATGCTGTTGCACAGGCAGCCTGGTTGGACTCGCCTAAGTTGCATGCTGCGGTCAGTGCCCTATGCGGGCCTCTACAAGATCTGCCTGATTACACTAACCTACCGATAAAAACGGCGCGCACCGCTGAGCGTTCAACACTCGGGGAAACCTATTCGTTTGCCATTGAGGCGGCGCATACCAAGCTGGCTGGTGAGGTGGCTAACCGCGCGCAAGTAACCCGGTTTACAGTCATGATGGCAGCCTTTTTCGTGATGCTGAATAAGGTCAGTAGCCAGGACTCTCTGTGTATCGGTGTGCCATTTTCAAATCGTCAGGCAAACCACACCGACGACATGCTGGGGTTATTTGCCAACACGCTGCCAATTGCCGCTCATATTTCTGGCCAGCTGGGCTTTAGTGAGTTTGTTGAGCAGTTGCAGACGCAAATTCTGGATACCTATGAATGGCAGGGTGTACCACTTGATCTCATGCTTAATGAGCTGAAACTCAAACGCAGTGCGACTTATGCACCGCTGTTTCAGGTGATGTTTGCTTACCAGAATATCGCGGCGGATCCTTTAGTGCTGGACGGTGTTAGCAGCAAAGACATTGAGTTTGATGTTAGCCATATCAAGTACGATTTGAAGTTGACAATAATTGAAGAGGGCGACGAGTTGCGCGCTGTGTTTGAATACAGTAGTGCATTGTTTGAACGCGACACCATAGTGCAGCTAGGTCATAACTACCTGCAAGTGTTGTCTAACCTTGCATCGGCCGCTCCGTTGTCTCAATGGTCGCTGTTAAGCGAAGCTGATCAGAGTCAACTATTGGAACACACGAGCAATCGCTCGAATGACACGCCTGTTAGCCCCTTGTGCTTACATCAGCTTTATGAGCAGCAGGTCAAGGCACAACCAGACTTTACAGTATTGAAGTGTGGTAGTGAGACTTTGAGTTACGCGGCGCTTGATAGCAGAGTAAATCAGCTTGCCAATGGGCTGATCGCACTGCCCGGTTACCAGGCTGGCAAGCTCATCGGTGTGTGCACCGATCGCAGTTTTGACATGGTTGCGGCCATCCTGGCTGTACTCAAAGCCGGCTGTGCTTACGTGCCTTTAGACCCGGAATATCCGTCTGACCGCATCGCTTATATTTGTAAAGACGCAGCGTTGGAGTTGGTGCTGACTCAGCCAGAATTGAGTGCACAGTTTGAGGCCATGGGAGTTACGCCGCTGAATGTCAGTGATACTCATGGCGAACACTGGTATCAGGCTTATAGCAGTACAGAGCCTGATACAGCGGCTCAGGTAACAGCAGATCAACTTGCCTATATCATCTATACCTCTGGTTCAACGGGTAATCCGAAAGGGGTGATGGTTGAGCATGGTAATGCAGTGGCAATGCTTGAATGGGCAAAGCGTACGTACTCAGAGCAGGAGCTGGCTAAGGTATTGGCTAGCACGTCGTTATGTTTTGACTTGTCTATTTATGAGTTGTTCTTGCCGCTGTGTTTCGGTTCTCAATGTGTGATCGTCGATAACCTAATTGCGTTGTTGGCGGAGCCGGTCGAAGTAACGCTGATTAACTCAGTACCTACCGCCATTGAGCTGATCCTGGAACAGGACGGATTACCGTCCGAAACATTGGTAGTGAACTCCGCTGGTGAACCTTTGTCAGCCACGTTGGTGAATAAATTACTATCGGCTGGGGTGACTAAAGTGTGTAACCTCTATGGGCCTTCTGAAGACACCACTTACTCAACGTATGCAGAGTTTACATCACCGCTGAGCGCTGCGCCCAGTATTGGCCGGGTCATAGACAATACTCAGGGTTACGTATTGTCAGAACACAACCAGCTGCTGCCTTTTGGGGCGGTAGGAGAGTTGCATTTGACTGGTAAAGGGCTGGCCCGTGGCTACCTGAATCAGCCACAGCTAACAGACGACAAGTTTATTACGAACCCTTTCTATCACCCTGAATGTGCCTCGACCAGTGATCGTATGTACAAGACCGGTGACTTAGTACGCTATTTGCCCAGTGGTGAGCTGGAGTATATTGGCCGTGCTGATGAGCAGGTAAAACTGCGCGGCTACCGGATAGAACTCAATGAGATTAAAGCGCAGGTTGAATCTCAGCAGGCGGTTGAGTCAGCACTGGTGGTGGTACGTCAAAGTGGCACTCAAAAACAGCTGGTGGCATATCTAAAACCAGCTTGTGAGGATTTTACCCCTTACTTGGCACCGCTTAAGGCAGCACTTGAATCCCAGTTACCTGGTTATATGGTGCCGGATGCTTTTGTGGTACTCGAGAACTGGCCGCTATTACCAAATGGTAAAATTAATAAACGCGCCTTACCCGAGCCGGAGCTTACTAACCTGACTGACAATTATGTGGCGCCACAGACGCAACTGCAGACTGAATTGGTGGCCTTGTGGTCGGCGCTACTGAGTCTGCCTGAGAGTGAAATTGGTATCCGTCACAACTTTTTTGAGCTCGGAGGTAACTCCATTTTGGTGGCCAAAATGTTGTCTTCTATCGCCAAGCAATATCAGGTTTCTATATCGTTTACCGATGTGTTTAATAACGCAGCGATTGTTGAGCTGGCTCGCTATATTGAACAGGGTGAATTGTCTGATCTGCCGCAGCTATGCAATACAGATCCTGTTGATTCATTACCTGCATCACCGCAACAGATCCGTTATTTCGAAACCTATAACATAGATGCCCCAACGTCTAAGCGGATGACGAATACCTTTGACTACTGGGAAGACATTGAGATTTTGCAGCAGGCGGTTCAGGTTCTGGTTGAGCAAAACGATATTTTCCACACGGGTTACGACTTTGATGAGCAAGGCAAGTTGCGCATTTCATTCAATCCTAACCCGGTGGTAGAGCCCATTTTCTTTACACAAGAAGTGGAAAGCGACCATGAATTGCAAAAAGCCATGTATGGACGCATTGCTCAGGAAACATTTGAGCTGGCTCACCCACCGCTACTCAAACTATTGATCTGCAAGTCGCCTAACGGTGGTGGTCATGCGGTGATAGGGATCTTTAATGGGATCCTGGATGCCTACTCGGGCGGTCTGGTGACGACTGAAGTTCGACGACTTTATAACCTGATTGCTGAAGGGAAAACCTGTGCAGCGCCGGATGTTGCCTATCGGGACTTTGTGCAGTGGCAATATGCCCTGACGGACAGTGAAAAATACACTGAAGCCCGCACATTCTGGCGCACTCAATATCCTGACGGGTTCACGCCTTTTTATCTGACCGATCACCCTCAGGGTAGTCAGGGCGGCACCATGTTCGCGTTTTTACTGGGCGAAACTTTGTCAGAGCAGGCTGCAGCAAAAGCAAAGCAAACGGAATCAAGCTTGTTTAACTTTTTGCTTGCTAACTTCGTGGAAGTGGCAAGCGGCTGGTATAAGCGCGATGACGTGTCTGTAGGTCTGTTATATCACGGCCGCGATCAGGCCGAACTGGAAGATAAAATTGGTTACTTTGTTGACTTGTTATGTCTCAAAGCAGAGTACCAGGCAGGCCAGCCATTTGCGCAGTTGGTAGAGCAGGTTAATAAAAACCTCTTTGAAAGCATAGATAATCGCATTTATCAGTACCAGGATTTGGCTGCTGATTTTGGTCAGTCACTGACGGAGCCACGTTTTCCATTGACGGGATTTCACGTCAACAATGTCATCGTACCTGGCGAGGAGAAGCAAGTCCCGGCGCACTTCGAACAGCAAACAGCGCCGCTGCCCTATGAACCTAAGTTTGACTTCAACATTTATGTTCATGAATCAAACCGCGGCATTTTAATCCGCATGGCGTACGCAAACCGCATCTTAACCGCAGAAGAGGCAGAGCAGTTTGTTACCACCTTCAAAAATACCGTTAATAAAAATAGTCAATAA
- a CDS encoding lysine N(6)-hydroxylase/L-ornithine N(5)-oxygenase family protein, whose protein sequence is MNNNKVYDLIGIGGGVFNLSLAVMLEEQGFENAIFFERNETIHWHPGLLLDTSELQVNFMKDLILPVSPTSKYTFINYLHHRNLLYQFLNRKTDTISRNQFQAYFRWVADMLPSLRMNSTVEQIRHDGELFIVTVNGEDYFAKDISIAAGIKSNVPECAKDVISDDVFHVTEFARRRDALAGQRVSVIGSGQSSAEVFADVFSQNHCKSIHWLGRRYSFAQLEDNCFVNEFYSPSFIKVFKGLTTDKKKDFIQRMEMSSDGINQGLLDNIYRSIFDRKFFTEHDCDYAIRPYHELQAIEKSGSAYVLTFKNLLQGDTYTLESDKVILATGFKSASWDLLQSLVSDEYQSVDELKISDDYELHWQHMGKNRIYVQNTSKMQLGLGDPNLSISAYRAAMIANSILKKPVFQTQPDTPLLGYM, encoded by the coding sequence GTGAATAATAATAAGGTATATGATCTCATCGGGATTGGCGGCGGCGTGTTTAACCTGTCGCTTGCAGTTATGTTAGAAGAGCAGGGCTTTGAAAACGCCATTTTCTTCGAGCGCAATGAAACCATCCATTGGCATCCTGGGTTACTGCTGGATACCTCAGAGCTTCAGGTTAACTTTATGAAGGACCTGATCCTGCCGGTGTCGCCCACCAGCAAATACACTTTCATTAACTATCTGCACCACAGGAACTTGTTGTATCAATTCTTGAACCGTAAAACGGATACGATCTCCAGAAACCAGTTCCAGGCGTATTTTCGTTGGGTGGCTGACATGTTGCCGTCACTGAGAATGAATAGCACCGTTGAGCAGATCCGTCATGATGGTGAGCTATTCATTGTGACGGTGAATGGAGAGGATTACTTCGCCAAGGATATTTCGATTGCGGCGGGGATTAAGTCAAATGTCCCTGAATGTGCTAAAGATGTTATCTCTGATGATGTTTTTCATGTCACAGAGTTTGCCAGACGTCGAGATGCACTGGCGGGACAAAGAGTATCCGTGATCGGTAGTGGTCAGAGTAGTGCTGAAGTTTTTGCAGATGTTTTCTCGCAAAATCATTGTAAATCCATTCACTGGCTGGGAAGACGTTATTCCTTTGCTCAGCTTGAAGATAACTGCTTTGTGAACGAGTTTTATTCGCCAAGTTTTATCAAGGTGTTTAAGGGACTGACTACAGATAAGAAGAAAGACTTCATTCAGCGTATGGAAATGTCCAGTGATGGTATCAATCAAGGCCTGCTGGACAACATCTATCGCAGTATCTTTGACAGAAAGTTCTTTACGGAGCACGACTGTGATTATGCGATCCGTCCTTATCATGAGCTTCAGGCCATTGAAAAGTCAGGTAGTGCTTATGTATTGACCTTCAAGAACCTACTTCAGGGTGACACCTATACGCTCGAATCTGACAAAGTGATATTGGCAACCGGATTTAAGTCTGCGTCCTGGGATCTGTTGCAGTCTTTGGTGAGTGATGAATATCAAAGCGTGGACGAACTAAAAATTTCCGACGACTATGAGTTGCACTGGCAGCACATGGGGAAAAATCGAATTTACGTGCAAAACACCAGTAAAATGCAACTTGGACTGGGTGATCCGAACCTTAGTATCTCAGCTTATAGAGCTGCGATGATAGCGAATTCTATCTTGAAAAAACCGGTATTCCAGACCCAACCTGATACGCCGTTGCTAGGCTACATGTAG
- a CDS encoding cupin domain-containing protein yields the protein MLNKFTLLPPTSSRPGVELKMVDFDQFGEQRIPFEGGQFFVEPGKTSKPDTHDVSECWFIAQGQGIINYDGQEYHITQGDYLYFEPRKTHFVHNDGEQQLVIFTVWWMAQS from the coding sequence ATGTTGAACAAATTTACATTACTTCCGCCCACTTCAAGCCGTCCGGGCGTTGAACTTAAGATGGTGGATTTTGACCAGTTTGGTGAGCAGCGTATTCCGTTTGAAGGCGGGCAGTTTTTTGTCGAGCCTGGTAAAACCTCTAAGCCGGATACGCATGATGTTTCTGAATGTTGGTTTATTGCACAGGGTCAGGGGATCATCAATTACGATGGTCAGGAGTATCACATTACGCAGGGAGATTACTTGTATTTTGAGCCGCGCAAAACCCATTTTGTCCATAATGATGGTGAGCAGCAGCTGGTGATTTTCACTGTGTGGTGGATGGCACAGTCATGA